Proteins encoded within one genomic window of Methanosarcina barkeri str. Wiesmoor:
- a CDS encoding ATP-binding cassette domain-containing protein: MPIILENVSFSYSRNTPLETLALRDINLRIEKGEFVGILGEKGAGKSTLTKLFNGILKPETGSVHVDGLDPSLRETKRRIGMVFQQAADQLFCKTVYEEIAFGPLNFGYSKKEIEERVYEAIEAVALDQAELSRDPFSLSGGDMQRVALASALALRPDYLVLDEPITGLDPGGKKDILEALIRIKEKGTAVITVTHNLKGFFPLLERIVLIKGGRIIFQGSRESYLEKGFEPLPPIASMMKELRARGLPVNLAVFTVEDALKEILKLKSTLGTENNGN, encoded by the coding sequence ATGCCGATTATTCTTGAAAACGTAAGTTTTTCTTACTCCAGAAATACTCCTCTAGAAACTCTCGCATTGAGAGATATCAACCTGCGGATAGAGAAAGGAGAGTTTGTGGGAATACTGGGAGAAAAAGGCGCAGGGAAATCTACTCTAACAAAACTTTTCAACGGGATTTTGAAGCCGGAAACCGGAAGCGTTCACGTAGACGGGCTTGATCCTTCCTTAAGAGAGACGAAACGCAGGATAGGAATGGTTTTTCAGCAGGCTGCTGATCAGCTCTTTTGCAAAACCGTATATGAGGAAATAGCTTTCGGACCCCTGAACTTCGGGTATTCGAAAAAAGAAATCGAGGAAAGGGTATATGAGGCAATTGAAGCTGTTGCTCTTGACCAGGCTGAGCTTTCTCGAGACCCTTTCAGCCTGAGTGGAGGGGATATGCAAAGAGTTGCCCTTGCAAGCGCCCTTGCCCTCAGGCCGGACTACCTCGTGCTGGACGAGCCCATTACAGGGCTTGACCCGGGAGGGAAAAAGGACATCCTTGAGGCACTTATAAGAATTAAAGAGAAGGGTACTGCGGTTATAACAGTAACCCATAATCTTAAGGGGTTCTTCCCCTTGCTGGAAAGAATAGTGCTCATAAAGGGAGGAAGAATCATTTTTCAGGGGAGCCGGGAAAGCTACCTCGAAAAAGGATTCGAGCCTCTTCCGCCTATAGCTTCCATGATGAAAGAACTTAGAGCAAGAGGATTGCCAGTAAACCTTGCAGTCTTCACGGTTGAAGACGCCCTTAAAGAGATTCTAAAATTAAAATCGACCCTTGGAACAGAAAATAATGGGAACTAA
- a CDS encoding energy-coupling factor transporter transmembrane protein EcfT yields MQEPVFSYVPGASLLHRLDPRTKVVAVMLLGILTFRIENFAGIGALFAFFFALALLSGLPMKLFFRAVKPMMLFIFFIFLTQLFFTDGRLLASYWILQPSLEGLEKGLKLAARFILLLLFAALLTASTDPSAITCGIERMLRPLPLRWLGISSFELATMMNISIAFLPLLFERVERTKAAQAARGMDFVKNPLRSIPALAIPLLRGVIRDAEELALAMESRGYQGGRRTSIYELSMQKNDWKALFILAFFVILILTL; encoded by the coding sequence ATGCAGGAACCTGTCTTCAGTTACGTACCAGGGGCTTCCCTTCTCCACAGGCTTGACCCCAGGACAAAAGTTGTAGCCGTGATGCTGCTCGGAATTTTGACATTCAGGATTGAGAATTTTGCAGGAATAGGGGCTCTTTTTGCTTTTTTCTTTGCCCTTGCTTTACTCTCCGGGCTGCCAATGAAATTGTTTTTCAGAGCAGTAAAGCCTATGATGCTGTTTATATTTTTTATCTTTCTCACGCAGCTATTTTTTACAGATGGAAGACTCCTTGCTTCGTACTGGATTCTGCAGCCAAGTCTGGAAGGGCTGGAAAAAGGGCTCAAACTTGCTGCCCGATTTATACTACTTTTGCTTTTTGCAGCCCTACTGACAGCCAGTACCGACCCATCAGCAATTACCTGCGGCATAGAAAGGATGCTAAGGCCTTTACCGTTGCGCTGGCTGGGAATTAGCTCTTTTGAGCTTGCTACGATGATGAACATCTCTATAGCGTTTCTTCCTCTTCTATTTGAGAGAGTAGAACGAACAAAAGCAGCTCAGGCGGCAAGAGGAATGGATTTTGTAAAAAATCCTCTACGTTCAATTCCTGCTCTTGCAATTCCTCTGCTAAGAGGTGTAATCAGGGATGCTGAAGAATTGGCCCTCGCGATGGAGAGCAGAGGCTATCAGGGAGGGCGAAGGACCTCAATATATGAGCTTTCCATGCAAAAAAACGACTGGAAAGCCCTTTTTATCCTAGCATTTTTTGTTATCCTTATTCTAACTCTCTGA
- a CDS encoding C39 family peptidase, with product MKIDNKSLNIRKAAFLLSVAGLVILTAMGMPAGASEIKVKSVVPENNTTMLLQVPDVRQSTNYSCGASCFQAVVSYWGGKDMGEGQFIELVNTTLGETDHKGTTPSGIVEGAEKMGFRAEIRENLTLDDLRDSINKGIPVIVRLQAWKNENQTWEMNASSHYMVVIGIDSKNVYFEDPWILGNRGYIPHDEFIERWHTFSYESPTADKKTNMIHMGIFISGDNPAQNPGFIHVD from the coding sequence ATGAAAATAGATAATAAGAGTTTGAATATAAGAAAAGCAGCATTTCTTCTAAGCGTTGCTGGTTTGGTAATATTAACAGCTATGGGAATGCCTGCAGGCGCCAGTGAGATCAAAGTTAAAAGTGTAGTTCCTGAGAATAACACAACTATGTTGTTACAGGTGCCTGATGTGCGCCAATCCACCAACTACTCGTGTGGAGCTTCATGCTTTCAGGCTGTAGTAAGCTACTGGGGCGGTAAAGATATGGGAGAAGGCCAGTTTATTGAGCTCGTCAATACTACTCTCGGAGAGACTGACCACAAGGGCACCACCCCCAGCGGCATCGTAGAAGGGGCAGAAAAAATGGGGTTTAGAGCTGAGATTAGAGAGAACCTGACATTGGACGATTTGAGAGACTCCATTAATAAGGGCATTCCAGTAATAGTTAGACTTCAGGCCTGGAAGAATGAGAATCAAACTTGGGAAATGAATGCGAGCAGTCACTACATGGTAGTCATAGGCATAGACAGCAAAAATGTATACTTTGAAGACCCATGGATACTTGGCAACAGAGGGTATATTCCACATGATGAGTTCATAGAACGTTGGCATACTTTCAGTTATGAATCTCCTACAGCTGATAAAAAAACAAATATGATTCATATGGGAATCTTTATCAGTGGAGACAACCCTGCACAAAATCCTGGTTTCATACACGTGGACTAA
- a CDS encoding helix-turn-helix transcriptional regulator, with amino-acid sequence MQVKCERVDSKQLEKLLQKVPDPESITRMAAVFQALQSDTRLKILFLLNQKEMCVCELEQALSVTQSAISHGLRTLRQLDLVRVRREGKFTIYYIADEHVRTLIEMCLEHVEEKA; translated from the coding sequence ATGCAAGTAAAATGTGAAAGAGTTGACTCAAAACAGTTAGAAAAACTGTTACAAAAGGTTCCGGACCCCGAAAGTATTACGCGGATGGCGGCAGTTTTTCAGGCGCTCCAGTCTGATACTCGTCTTAAGATCCTTTTCTTACTAAATCAAAAGGAGATGTGCGTCTGTGAACTTGAACAGGCGCTTAGTGTCACTCAATCCGCAATCTCTCATGGGCTTCGCACCTTAAGGCAGCTTGACCTCGTGCGAGTCAGGAGGGAGGGAAAATTTACGATTTATTATATTGCAGACGAGCATGTCCGCACGCTGATTGAAATGTGCCTCGAACACGTGGAGGAAAAAGCATGA
- a CDS encoding SO_0444 family Cu/Zn efflux transporter: protein MNFEFLNALLTIFSGIFLESWNIFVETAPYLIFGLGIAGLLNILVSDQKIVDYLGASAGKIRSVINAALAGLPLPLCSCGVVPAAMSIRKRGANRGATLSFLISTPETGVDSIAVTYALLDPLMAVFRPLAAFVTAILTGLADNFLIGEPQEKKNIKKQESPENKAGVLAVSTFIGAPLQEKTCSSSSCSCHKPEDFGNEKTGSVSTMTENMEVRSSGAKPLEINNKSENVRKLSLVNPGFQKEGSSCSCEECGCAENETEKDWKNKEFGKYEENQEFGKNRKSKESVKARLIKGIKYAYIELPAEISKWMLIGIFFAGIISYAVPESFIQNYLGGGFGSMLVMLLVGIPLYICATASTPLAASLVAKGMSPGTAFVFLLAGPATNVATITMVARFLGKRSAALYLGMISLCALGAGFLLDWFYLKLGVNAVATVGTAKELLPEDLKLVFAFFLLPLMLYGIFRSEKECGCSECH from the coding sequence ATGAACTTCGAATTTCTAAATGCTCTTCTGACTATTTTTTCAGGAATTTTCTTAGAATCCTGGAACATTTTCGTAGAAACGGCTCCTTATCTTATTTTCGGCCTGGGTATTGCAGGTCTTCTCAATATCCTGGTATCTGACCAGAAGATTGTGGACTACCTTGGAGCATCGGCGGGAAAAATTCGTTCTGTTATCAATGCCGCTCTTGCAGGTCTTCCACTGCCACTCTGCTCCTGCGGAGTGGTCCCTGCCGCGATGTCGATCCGAAAAAGGGGAGCTAACCGGGGAGCAACCCTTTCCTTCCTTATCTCGACACCCGAGACAGGAGTTGACTCAATAGCAGTTACCTATGCTCTTCTAGATCCTCTGATGGCAGTTTTCCGCCCACTTGCTGCTTTTGTTACTGCTATCCTTACAGGGCTTGCAGATAATTTTTTGATAGGAGAACCTCAGGAAAAGAAGAATATCAAAAAGCAGGAAAGCCCTGAGAATAAAGCAGGAGTTCTTGCAGTTTCGACCTTCATCGGAGCTCCTTTACAGGAAAAAACGTGCAGCTCTTCCTCCTGTAGTTGCCATAAGCCAGAAGATTTCGGTAACGAAAAAACCGGGTCTGTAAGCACTATGACTGAGAATATGGAAGTAAGGTCCTCAGGAGCAAAGCCTCTGGAAATCAATAATAAATCTGAAAATGTCCGAAAGCTTTCCCTGGTAAACCCAGGCTTCCAGAAAGAGGGCTCTTCCTGCAGCTGTGAGGAATGTGGGTGCGCAGAAAATGAAACGGAAAAAGATTGGAAAAATAAAGAGTTTGGAAAATATGAGGAAAATCAGGAATTCGGGAAAAATAGAAAAAGTAAGGAGTCGGTAAAAGCCAGGTTGATTAAAGGAATAAAGTATGCTTATATCGAGCTACCAGCCGAGATTTCCAAATGGATGCTCATTGGAATCTTTTTTGCAGGAATAATTTCCTATGCAGTTCCTGAAAGCTTTATTCAGAATTATCTGGGAGGCGGCTTTGGATCAATGCTGGTCATGCTCTTAGTGGGAATTCCCCTTTACATCTGCGCTACAGCTTCCACCCCTCTTGCCGCAAGTCTCGTAGCCAAGGGCATGAGTCCAGGCACAGCTTTTGTTTTTCTCCTTGCAGGTCCGGCAACCAATGTAGCAACTATAACGATGGTTGCCCGCTTCCTTGGTAAACGTTCGGCGGCTCTGTATCTGGGAATGATTTCTCTCTGCGCCCTTGGGGCAGGTTTCCTGCTGGACTGGTTTTATCTAAAACTCGGGGTCAATGCAGTCGCAACCGTAGGGACTGCAAAAGAACTGCTCCCCGAAGATCTGAAGTTGGTTTTTGCGTTTTTCCTTCTCCCCTTGATGTTATATGGAATTTTCCGCAGTGAAAAAGAATGCGGCTGCTCGGAATGTCACTGA
- a CDS encoding PspC domain-containing protein produces the protein MQENPESQEKKGTKGHFFEAPEVPKTKSEEEPCARPEGKTEEEVSGTAPLEREEPKKSEFKPERELETGYTEESWAKPERDMEEIKAPGSSASEERIIPKESEFKSSGELETGYTEKSWTKPKDMEERVILEPGEKKEEEATGEAGEKVREETREAGEEAKEEKRTAYTMEKRLTKSKKERMLFGVCGGLGEYFDIDPTFIRLAFAALALQGGIGIVLYIILAILMPSGEGYKMIPSSGQ, from the coding sequence ATGCAGGAAAATCCCGAATCTCAAGAAAAAAAGGGAACAAAAGGACACTTTTTTGAAGCGCCAGAGGTACCTAAAACCAAATCTGAAGAGGAACCATGTGCGAGACCTGAGGGAAAAACCGAAGAGGAAGTTAGCGGTACTGCACCACTGGAAAGAGAAGAGCCGAAAAAAAGCGAATTCAAACCTGAAAGGGAACTTGAAACTGGCTATACAGAGGAATCCTGGGCAAAGCCTGAAAGAGATATGGAAGAAATAAAAGCACCAGGAAGCTCCGCATCCGAAGAGAGAATAATCCCGAAAGAAAGTGAATTCAAGTCTTCGGGAGAACTTGAAACTGGTTATACTGAGAAATCCTGGACAAAGCCGAAAGATATGGAAGAGAGAGTCATTCTAGAACCTGGGGAGAAAAAAGAAGAGGAAGCTACTGGAGAGGCTGGAGAGAAAGTCAGGGAAGAAACCAGGGAAGCTGGGGAAGAAGCTAAAGAAGAAAAGCGTACTGCCTATACAATGGAAAAGCGCCTGACTAAAAGCAAGAAAGAACGTATGCTCTTCGGAGTCTGCGGCGGGTTGGGTGAATACTTTGACATTGACCCTACCTTTATAAGGCTTGCTTTCGCGGCCCTTGCTCTGCAAGGAGGAATTGGTATTGTCCTGTATATTATTCTGGCAATACTTATGCCCTCGGGAGAAGGATATAAAATGATTCCCAGCTCAGGACAGTGA
- a CDS encoding 4Fe-4S binding protein, producing MFQLNKSESKGARCGTDRLKYSLAVSFTAAVITGLILFFLVGQGDSSSAHLAITAFIVIVGTALTFFILWTGRVNLLRMVTFIGMDGLIFTIALSLEHEVHRGSILLTNQALNSSSVPICPITIPFVAVPYFTEGKMVFPSPVTSLFAVLFMWLGLVLILGRGWCGWICFFGWMDQFFASLLKKPIIPLKNLPKWAKLFPYAFMLFLILVSAVFLIPIFCAFMCPLRIIYDPPAVTTTFQWITALIFVTGGLIFLVIGPLLTKKRLFCSFICPLMPANTLIGVINPFKVKIDTDLCKNCGLCVKSCELFAITKESLAKGETTIECAKCGKCMDKCPAGAIDYKLMFTDQNIRLFFIPLAIIFNLVIVSSFIWMIVHYLMTGEIGSF from the coding sequence GTGTTTCAATTAAACAAAAGCGAGAGTAAAGGAGCACGATGCGGTACAGACCGTTTAAAGTATTCTTTAGCGGTTAGTTTTACTGCGGCAGTCATCACAGGTTTAATCTTATTTTTTCTTGTAGGACAGGGAGATTCTTCTTCAGCTCACCTGGCAATCACCGCGTTTATTGTCATAGTAGGTACAGCACTGACTTTTTTCATCCTGTGGACTGGCAGAGTCAACCTTCTCCGCATGGTAACTTTTATTGGAATGGATGGTTTAATTTTTACCATCGCGCTTAGTCTGGAGCATGAGGTGCACAGGGGCAGCATTTTGCTGACCAATCAAGCCTTGAACAGTAGTAGCGTTCCCATCTGTCCGATCACCATCCCGTTCGTAGCGGTACCATACTTTACCGAGGGAAAAATGGTCTTCCCATCCCCAGTCACATCGTTATTTGCTGTTCTCTTTATGTGGCTCGGTCTTGTACTTATCCTGGGAAGGGGGTGGTGTGGCTGGATATGTTTCTTCGGATGGATGGACCAGTTTTTCGCTTCTCTATTAAAGAAACCTATTATACCTCTTAAAAACCTCCCAAAATGGGCAAAGTTGTTTCCTTACGCATTTATGTTGTTTTTGATCCTGGTCAGCGCTGTCTTTCTGATACCTATCTTCTGCGCTTTCATGTGCCCGCTCCGGATCATCTATGATCCACCTGCCGTGACGACAACTTTCCAGTGGATCACAGCGCTGATATTCGTGACAGGTGGCCTGATCTTCCTGGTGATAGGCCCGCTGCTCACAAAGAAAAGGTTGTTCTGTAGCTTTATATGTCCACTTATGCCTGCCAATACTTTAATTGGGGTCATCAATCCGTTTAAGGTAAAAATCGACACAGACCTATGCAAGAACTGTGGCTTGTGCGTGAAAAGTTGTGAGCTGTTCGCGATCACCAAAGAATCGCTTGCGAAGGGAGAAACGACGATCGAGTGTGCCAAGTGTGGAAAATGTATGGACAAATGCCCTGCAGGTGCGATCGATTACAAGCTGATGTTTACTGACCAGAACATAAGATTATTTTTTATTCCGCTGGCAATTATCTTTAACCTGGTCATTGTATCGAGCTTCATATGGATGATTGTGCACTACCTGATGACCGGTGAGATCGGGAGTTTCTGA
- a CDS encoding sulfite exporter TauE/SafE family protein, protein MIIEAISQGMLLGLSTGIFCLVTCAPVYVPFVLSEDRKLRQSILAIGEIAMGRLIAYLFFGLILGILGKQIDGPWLNRAIGIAMVLLSVLMLAFVAVKKCPHFGLCKLSKKYVNYPAFFGFLTGINVCPPFLLAMSAALSYVSIAGSILLFGGFFVGTSFYLILLVPLGLAAKVESIRQIGLITTVMSGIMFLALGMGYLLL, encoded by the coding sequence ATGATCATAGAGGCTATTTCCCAGGGCATGTTGCTAGGTTTGTCTACAGGTATTTTCTGTCTGGTCACCTGTGCTCCTGTATATGTGCCTTTTGTCCTATCGGAAGATCGAAAGTTGCGGCAGAGTATACTGGCCATCGGAGAGATTGCAATGGGTAGGCTAATTGCTTATCTGTTTTTTGGCCTGATCCTGGGAATTCTCGGCAAGCAGATAGACGGTCCATGGCTCAACAGAGCTATAGGGATTGCTATGGTTCTGCTGTCCGTCCTGATGCTAGCCTTCGTGGCGGTAAAAAAATGTCCTCACTTCGGGTTGTGTAAGCTGAGTAAAAAATACGTGAATTATCCTGCTTTCTTTGGCTTCCTGACAGGAATCAATGTGTGCCCTCCATTCCTTCTGGCGATGTCTGCAGCTCTGTCTTATGTCAGTATTGCAGGCAGCATATTGCTATTTGGAGGATTTTTTGTTGGAACCTCGTTTTATCTCATATTGCTGGTGCCGCTGGGCCTCGCAGCTAAAGTAGAAAGTATCAGGCAGATCGGGCTGATTACAACAGTAATGTCAGGAATAATGTTTCTCGCACTGGGAATGGGATACCTGCTATTATGA
- the ilvE gene encoding branched-chain-amino-acid transaminase: MSELLIYLDGKFVPKSEAKVSVYDHGFLYGDGVFEGIRAYNGRVFKLKEHVDRLYDSAKAIAMDIPLTKEEMSEAILETLRKNNLKDAYIRPVVSRGVGDLGLDPRNCGKPCVVVIAQGWGAMYGDLYEVGLKAVSVCVRRNAPDAISPNIKSLNYLNNILAKIEANEKGGDEAIFLDHNGFVCEGSGDNIFVVKNNKVLTPYTISNLKGVTRATAIELLDEMGYKVIEANLGLFDLYTADEVFVTGTAAEAAPITRLDGRVIGTGKPGPMTLKMAKAFEKITQSTGAPIYK, encoded by the coding sequence ATGAGTGAGTTATTGATCTACTTGGATGGGAAGTTTGTTCCCAAATCCGAAGCCAAAGTTTCGGTCTACGACCATGGTTTCCTCTACGGCGACGGTGTTTTTGAAGGCATAAGGGCATACAACGGCCGTGTCTTTAAGTTAAAAGAGCACGTTGACAGGCTTTATGACTCGGCAAAGGCAATTGCAATGGATATCCCCCTTACAAAGGAAGAAATGAGTGAAGCAATACTTGAAACCCTCAGGAAAAATAACCTTAAAGATGCATACATCCGTCCTGTTGTTTCGAGAGGGGTTGGAGATCTCGGGCTTGACCCCCGCAATTGTGGAAAACCCTGCGTGGTTGTCATAGCCCAGGGTTGGGGAGCCATGTACGGCGACCTGTATGAAGTCGGACTCAAAGCCGTCAGTGTCTGTGTCCGGAGAAATGCTCCTGATGCTATATCCCCTAATATCAAGTCTCTGAACTACCTGAACAATATCCTGGCAAAGATTGAAGCCAATGAAAAAGGAGGAGACGAAGCCATTTTCCTGGATCATAACGGCTTTGTCTGTGAGGGTTCAGGAGATAATATCTTCGTAGTTAAGAATAATAAGGTTCTTACTCCCTATACAATCAGCAACTTAAAAGGGGTTACCAGAGCCACAGCTATCGAGCTTCTTGATGAGATGGGATACAAAGTCATCGAAGCAAATCTCGGCCTATTTGACCTTTACACAGCCGATGAAGTTTTTGTCACAGGCACTGCAGCTGAAGCTGCTCCTATAACCAGACTTGACGGTAGGGTTATAGGTACAGGCAAACCCGGGCCTATGACACTGAAGATGGCTAAAGCTTTTGAGAAAATAACCCAGAGTACGGGCGCACCAATTTATAAATAA
- a CDS encoding molybdopterin biosynthesis protein produces MKRKEFRKLISVEKAREIINSLQVLPRQESLALENAYGEILAEDIVTEINVPPFPRAIMDGYAVRAEDTYACSETEPVKLKLLGNVQAGSNEKFKVSSGESVEISTGAPIPEGANAVVMVEYSSEGDSTVSIYSPVTVGENIMKAGSDIRKGERVLRAGRKLGIREIGVLASVGKKDVPVSKLQVGIISTGDELVHPGEKLTPGKIYDANSYTLYAGIHECGAFPLLYGIVEDNEAAMKEALETAVSECDLILTSGSTSSGSGDVMYRLIDEIGETLAHGISIKPGKPVVIGIIKGVPIIGLPGNPTSALMIFNEFVAPLLRKALGEDKVLKKTEKGIMGTVFRSEGRQQFLPVGLIRERVYPADKGSGAITSLSGADGFIEIPSSTEFIEAGTPVEVTLFGKVEKPDLLIAGGFCPGFDLLEDLSGLRLRTLYTSSSGGFSAIAANTADIAGVNMPSQDSRGPDGILYNIPTIENMGLLDIALVKGYRREVGLLVRQDSPVSGLSDLPGKQLINRNRGSGTRALLDLKITEFVAGKGISKKEFTDSIPGYTSGAKSEVAVCEAVVSGKAEVGVGIRNCTKKNGLKFVKFAEEEYDFLIKKEILETPEVRRFLEVLNSPEFASKLPDGLHVYERTGEIIFFE; encoded by the coding sequence ATGAAACGCAAAGAATTTCGGAAACTGATCTCTGTAGAGAAAGCACGTGAAATAATTAACAGCCTGCAGGTTCTTCCCAGGCAGGAAAGCTTAGCCCTTGAAAACGCTTACGGTGAAATCCTTGCAGAGGATATTGTTACCGAAATTAATGTCCCTCCTTTTCCAAGAGCTATAATGGATGGGTATGCAGTTAGGGCAGAGGATACGTATGCGTGCAGCGAAACTGAGCCTGTAAAACTCAAACTTCTGGGAAACGTCCAGGCCGGGTCGAATGAAAAATTCAAGGTTTCATCGGGGGAATCCGTGGAAATATCTACAGGAGCGCCGATTCCTGAAGGAGCTAACGCTGTGGTCATGGTTGAATATAGTTCTGAAGGAGACAGCACCGTATCGATTTACAGTCCTGTAACTGTGGGAGAAAATATCATGAAAGCCGGTTCGGACATCCGGAAGGGAGAGCGTGTTCTCAGGGCAGGACGAAAGCTTGGGATCAGGGAAATCGGAGTACTTGCTTCTGTTGGGAAAAAGGATGTGCCTGTCTCTAAACTACAGGTCGGGATAATCTCAACTGGAGACGAGCTTGTGCATCCCGGAGAAAAACTTACTCCCGGAAAGATATACGATGCAAACTCTTACACGTTATATGCCGGTATACATGAATGTGGAGCTTTCCCTCTGCTTTACGGGATTGTAGAAGATAACGAGGCAGCCATGAAAGAGGCACTTGAAACTGCGGTTTCGGAGTGTGACCTGATTCTGACTTCTGGAAGCACGTCATCGGGATCTGGAGACGTGATGTACAGGCTCATAGATGAAATAGGAGAAACCCTTGCCCACGGCATAAGTATAAAACCTGGAAAACCTGTGGTCATTGGAATAATAAAAGGTGTCCCCATAATAGGGCTGCCCGGAAACCCTACCTCTGCATTAATGATTTTTAACGAATTTGTAGCTCCCCTTCTTAGAAAAGCCCTTGGAGAAGATAAAGTGCTTAAAAAAACGGAAAAAGGAATTATGGGCACAGTTTTCCGTTCCGAAGGAAGACAGCAATTTCTCCCAGTAGGCTTGATCCGGGAAAGGGTTTATCCAGCAGACAAAGGCTCAGGCGCTATCACATCTCTTTCCGGGGCAGATGGCTTTATTGAAATTCCATCCAGTACAGAGTTTATCGAAGCGGGAACTCCCGTAGAAGTGACTCTTTTCGGGAAGGTTGAAAAACCTGATCTCCTGATAGCAGGCGGTTTCTGTCCTGGCTTTGACCTGCTTGAAGACCTTAGTGGACTTCGTCTCAGGACCCTTTACACAAGTTCAAGTGGAGGCTTTAGCGCAATTGCCGCAAATACAGCAGATATTGCAGGCGTGAATATGCCGTCACAAGACTCCAGGGGGCCGGATGGAATCCTTTATAACATCCCTACAATCGAGAATATGGGACTTTTAGACATTGCTCTTGTCAAAGGGTACAGGCGGGAAGTAGGGCTTCTTGTCAGGCAGGATAGCCCGGTTTCCGGGCTTTCGGATCTTCCGGGAAAACAACTGATTAACCGGAACCGGGGTTCAGGCACAAGAGCTCTATTAGACCTGAAAATTACAGAATTTGTAGCTGGAAAGGGAATTAGTAAAAAGGAGTTTACAGATTCGATTCCTGGTTATACATCTGGAGCAAAATCAGAGGTAGCTGTCTGTGAAGCCGTTGTCTCCGGAAAGGCTGAGGTAGGTGTAGGAATAAGAAACTGTACCAAAAAGAACGGTCTCAAATTTGTAAAATTTGCAGAAGAAGAATACGATTTCCTTATAAAGAAGGAAATTCTGGAAACTCCCGAAGTCCGCAGGTTTCTGGAAGTTCTTAATTCCCCAGAATTCGCTTCAAAGCTTCCCGATGGGCTGCATGTGTATGAGAGGACAGGAGAAATAATTTTCTTTGAATAA
- a CDS encoding GTP-binding protein translates to MSSIQEQIQEIEDEIRKTQYNKATSHHIGRLKAKIARLRDEIEKKASARGGGEGYSVRKSGDGTVTLVGFPSVGKSTLLNKITGANSAVGAYEFTTLTVVPGVLEHKGATIQFLDVPGLVKGASSGRGRGREVISVIRNSDMVIFLLDVFQPKHYDVLMDELYQAGIRIDQEPPDVVIKKKERGGIEINSTVDLDLDEETIKAVLDEYKIHNASVLIRDNITVDQLIDVVLDNRSYVRSLIAVNKVDLAYPQLIEECRKLYPNAIFISAHEGINIETLKDSIYDRLGFIRVYLKPQGQSADMEEPLIVMSGTNIGQICDRLHRDFRRKFRYAQVWGDSAKHPGQRVGIDHRMQDEDILTIIIQK, encoded by the coding sequence ATGAGCAGCATACAGGAGCAAATACAGGAAATCGAAGACGAAATTCGAAAGACCCAGTACAATAAAGCAACTTCCCATCACATAGGCCGTCTTAAAGCCAAGATCGCTCGCCTGCGAGATGAGATCGAGAAAAAAGCCTCGGCAAGAGGAGGAGGGGAAGGGTACTCGGTCAGAAAATCAGGAGATGGAACTGTAACACTTGTAGGTTTTCCATCAGTAGGAAAATCTACGCTTCTGAACAAAATCACGGGTGCCAATTCTGCAGTGGGTGCATATGAGTTTACTACCCTTACAGTTGTGCCAGGAGTGCTGGAACATAAAGGGGCAACAATTCAGTTCCTTGATGTCCCAGGGCTTGTAAAAGGCGCTTCTTCAGGACGTGGGCGTGGAAGGGAAGTCATATCAGTTATCAGGAACTCTGATATGGTTATATTTTTGCTTGATGTCTTCCAGCCAAAGCATTACGATGTACTTATGGACGAACTTTATCAGGCCGGAATTCGCATAGACCAGGAGCCCCCTGATGTAGTAATCAAGAAAAAAGAACGGGGCGGGATAGAGATCAACTCAACCGTTGACCTTGACCTGGATGAGGAAACTATCAAGGCTGTGCTGGATGAGTATAAGATCCACAACGCAAGTGTACTTATAAGAGATAACATAACAGTTGACCAGCTTATTGACGTTGTCCTGGACAACCGCAGCTATGTCAGGTCTCTAATAGCTGTTAACAAGGTTGACCTTGCCTATCCCCAATTGATCGAAGAATGCAGAAAGCTATACCCTAACGCGATCTTTATTTCAGCTCATGAGGGCATAAATATCGAGACTCTCAAAGACTCTATTTACGACAGGTTGGGTTTCATTCGGGTCTACTTAAAACCACAGGGCCAGTCTGCAGACATGGAAGAGCCCCTGATAGTTATGAGCGGAACCAATATAGGCCAGATTTGCGATCGCCTGCACAGGGATTTCCGCAGGAAGTTCCGATATGCCCAAGTCTGGGGTGACTCTGCAAAGCACCCGGGGCAGAGAGTAGGCATTGATCATAGAATGCAGGATGAGGATATTCTTACAATTATCATCCAGAAGTAA